A genome region from Triticum aestivum cultivar Chinese Spring chromosome 2B, IWGSC CS RefSeq v2.1, whole genome shotgun sequence includes the following:
- the LOC123042586 gene encoding cytochrome P450 709B2-like, protein MAFLVMLLLVVVPLLVVVATQLWDYAVMRLVWRPDAISKWFREQGIHGPSYGFLNGCNKDIRSLKEETDRLVLDVRDHKYLPRIAPHYLKWRAQYGDPFLYWHGAQARICVFNYELARQILSSKSGHFVKNDVHPNFLALVGNKLGFMEGADWVRHRRIINPVFTIDKLKMMTKTMLDFAETMVKELEHQASRNENGEKQLHISKFFSQLTVHNISHAIFGSSYELGNKVFQAQIDLLRITMEAFLDVLIPGFKYLPTERNQRRWMLERELKSLLTQIIQPRLATSEYGNDLLGVMLDSCIETKQGGKQVDLSLSMDEIIHECKQFFFAGHDTTSQLLTWSVYLLCIYPEWQEKLRKEVFKEFGRESPNPNALNKLKEMAMVLLETLRLYPPALFMQRKAVTDMTVGSIKLPKGISIVIPIPVMHRDKEVWGDDADEFNPLRFKNGITGAAKVPHGLLAFSIGPRSCIGQNFAMLEAKSTLALMLQKFSFTLSPDYVHAPVDMFTLKPKFGLPIFLRPLDKCN, encoded by the exons ATGGCCTTCCTAGTTAtgctcctcctcgttgtcgttcCTCTGCTCGTGGTTGTCGCCACGCAGCTGTGGGACTACGCCGTCATGCGCCTCGTGTGGAGGCCAGACGCCATAAGCAAGTGGTTCAGAGAGCAAGGGATCCATGGACCCTCCTACGGGTTCTTGAATGGCTGCAACAAGGACATCAGGAGCCTCAAGGAGGAGACTGACCGTCTGGTGCTGGATGTTCGCGACCACAAGTACCTCCCGCGGATCGCGCCACACTACCTGAAATGGAGGGCGCAGTACG GAGACCCATTTCTATATTGGCATGGGGCGCAGGCCCGAATATGCGTATTTAATTATGAATTGGCAAGACAAATTCTTTCAAGCAAGTCCGGACATTTCGTGAAGAACGATGTACACCCTAATTTCCTGGCTTTGGTTGGTAACAAACTCGGGTTTATGGAAGGCGCAGATTGGGTGCGCCATCGCAGGATAATCAACCCTGTTTTCACCATTGATAAGCTAAAG ATGATGACAAAAACAATGCTGGATTTTGCTGAAACCATGGTTAAGGAGTTGGAACATCAAGCATCTCGAAACGAgaatggagaaaaacaattacatatCAGTAAATTTTTCAGCCAGCTAACAGTTCATAATATATCCCATGCCATCTTTGGAAGCAGTTATGAATTAGGAAATAAAGTGTTCCAGGCTCAAATTGACCTATTGAGGATCACTATGGAAGCTTTCCTCGACGTGCTGATACCAGGATTCAA ATATCTTCCTACTGAAAGGAATCAACGTAGATGGATGCTCGAAAGGGAGCTTAAGAGCCTACTCACACAAATCATACAACCACGATTAGCAACTAGTGAATACGGAAATGATCTACTAGGTGTCATGCTTGACTCTTGCATTGAAACCAAGCAAGGAGGGAAGCAAGTGGATCTCAGCTTGAGCATGGACGAGATCATACATGAGTGCAAGCAGTTCTTCTTCGCTGGTCATGACACGACATCTCAACTACTCACATGGTCTGTGTATTTGTTGTGCATATACCCAGAATGGCAAGAAAAGCTTCGAAAGGAAGTCTTCAAGGAATTTGGGAGGGAATCTCCTAACCCCAATGCGCTCAACAAATTGAAAGAG ATGGCAATGGTGCTCTTAGAGACCTTGAGGCTCTACCCGCCTGCTCTTTTCATGCAAAGGAAGGCCGTGACCGATATGACAGTGGGATCAATAAAACTGCCCAAAGGCATATCAATTGTGATACCTATTCCAGTTATGCATAGGGACAAGGAGGTTTGGGGTGACGACGCAGATGAATTCAATCCCTTGAGATTTAAGAATGGGATCACGGGGGCAGCAAAGGTTCCACATGGCCTGCTAGCCTTTTCAATCGGTCCAAGGTCTTGCATCGGTCAGAACTTTGCTATGTTGGAAGCGAAGTCGACATTGGCCCTGATGCTCCAGAAGTTCTCATTCACCCTTTCCCCTGATTATGTGCATGCACCAGTCGATATGTTTACTCTTAAACCTAAGTTTGGTCTTCCGATATTTTTAAGGCCACTGGATAAGTGCAATTAG